In one window of Ovis aries strain OAR_USU_Benz2616 breed Rambouillet chromosome 5, ARS-UI_Ramb_v3.0, whole genome shotgun sequence DNA:
- the PRR7 gene encoding proline-rich protein 7: MVMSQGTYTFLTCFAGFWLIWGLIVLLCCFCSFLRRRLKRRQEERLREQNLRALELEPLELEGSLAGSPPGLAPPPPPHRGRLEAPAHAHQHVHVHPLLHHGPAQPHAHPHAHHHALPHPPPPHLSVPPRPWSYPRQAESDMSKPPCYEEAVMMAEPPPPYSEVLTDTRGLYRKIVTPFLSRRDSAEKQEQPPPSYKPLFLDRGYTSALHLPSAPRPAPPCPALCLQADRGRRVFPSWTDSELSSREPLEHGAWRLPVSIPLFGRTTAV, translated from the exons aTGGTTATGTCCCAGGGCACCTACACGTTCCTCACGTGCTTTGCCGGTTTCTGGCTCATCTGGGGTCTCATCGTCCTACTCTGCTGCTTTTGCAGCTTCCTGCGCCGCCGCCTCAAACGGCGCCAGGAGGAGCGGCTGCGTGAGCAGAACCTGCGCGCCCTTGAGCTGGAGCCCCTTGAGCTTGAGGGCAGCCTGGCAGGGAGCCCCCCGGGCCTGGCGCCCCCGCCACCCCCTCACCGCGGCCGTCTTGAGGCGCCGGCGCACGCCCACCAGCACGTGCACGTGCACCCGCTGCTGCACCACGGGCCCGCGCAGCCACACGCGCACCCGCACGCACACCACCACGCGCTTCCGCACCCGCCGCCGCCGCACCTATCCGTGCCGCCCCGGCCCTGGAGCTACCCCCGCCAAG CGGAATCGGACATGTCCAAGCCACCGTGCTACGAAGAAGCGGTGATGATGGCCGAGCCGCCGCCGCCCTACAGCGAGGTGCTCACGGACACGCGCGGCCTCTACCGCAAGATCGTCACGCCCTTTCTGAGCCGCCGCGACAGCGCGGAGAAACAGGAGCAGCCGCCGCCCAGCTACAAGCCGCTCTTCTTAGACCGGGGCTACACGTCGGCTCTGCATCTGCCAAGTGCCCCACGGCCCGCGCCGCCCTGCCCTGCGCTCTGTCTGCAGGCGGACCGCGGCCGCCGGGTCTTCCCCAGCTGGACCGACTCAGAGCTCAGCAGCCGAGAGCCACTGGAGCACGGAGCTTGGCGCCTGCCGGTCTCCATCCCCTTGTTCGGGAGGACTACAGCCGTATAG
- the DBN1 gene encoding drebrin isoform X3 — MAGVSFSGHRLELLAAYEEVIREESAADWALYTYEDGSDDLKLAASGDGGLQELSGHFENQRVMYGFCSVKDSQAALPKYVLINWVGEDVPDARKCACASHVAKVAEFFQGVDVIVNASSVEDIDAGAIGQRLSNGLARLSSPVLHRLRLREDENAEPVGTTYQKTDAAVEMKRLNREQFWEQAKKEEELRKEEERKKALDERLRFEQERMEQERQEQEERERRYREREQQIEEHRRKQQTLEAEEAKRRLKEQSIFGDQRDEEEETQMKKSESEVEEAAAIIAQRPDNPREFFKQQERVASASAGSCDVPSPFNHRPGSHLDSHRRMIPTPLPARSPSDSSTASTPVAEQIERALDEVTSSQPPPLPPPPPAAQETQEPSLSLDSEETSKEARAAAPQARAGPLEESPQASEPPEGQGSPMEEDLMFMASTEQADLAASLEPAMAGASAADSPAADAIETDTAAADTAVANTVTPAAASLIDLWPGNGEGASAPQAEPQAPTPPSGAEVMLAEVPLLDEVAQEPLLPAGEGSANLLSFDELPEPPATFCDPGEEVEGEPLAAPQAPTLPSALEELDQKLEPELEPEPHLLTNGETTQKEGTQASEGYFSQSQEEEFVQSEELCAKAPPPVFYNKPPEIDITCWDADPVPEEEEGFEGGD; from the exons ATGGCCGGCGTGAGCTTCAGTGGCCACCGCCTGGAGCTGCTGGCGGCGTACGAAGAGGTGATTCGGGAGGAGAGCGCGGCCGACTG ggctCTGTACACTTATGAGGATGGCTCAGATGACCTCAAGCTTGCAGCATCAGGAG ATGGGGGCTTGCAGGAGCTCTCCGGCCACTTTGAGAACCAGAGGGTGATGTATGGCTTCTGCAGTGTCAAGGACTCCCAGGCCGCTCTGCCGAAATACGTGCTCATCAACTGG GTTGGTGAGGATGTACCTGATGCCCGCAAATGTGCTTGTGCCAGCCATGTGGCTAAGGTGGCCGAGTTCTTCCAG GGCGTCGACGTGATCGTGAATGCCAGTAGCGTGGAGGACATCGATGCAGGCGCCATTGGGCAGCGGCTCTCCAATGGGCTGGCGCGGCTCTCCAGCCCTGTGCTGCACCGACTACGGCTCCGTGAGGACGAGAATGCAGAGCCGGTG GGCACCACCTATCAGAAGACTGATGCCGCTGTGGAGATGAAGCGGCTTAACCGCGAGCAGTTCTGGGAGCAGGCCAAG AAGGAGGAAGAactgaggaaggaggaggagcggAAGAAGGCCCTGGATGAGAGACTCAGATTTGAGCAAGAGCGGATGGAGCAGGAgcggcaggagcaggaggagcgGGAGCGCCGATATCGGGAGCGAGAGCAGCAGATTGAGGAACACAG GAGGAAACAACAGACTTTAGAGGCTGAGGAGGCCAAGAGGCGGTTGAAGGAGCAATCTATCTTT GGTGACCAGCGGGATGAGGAGGAAGAGACCCAGATGAAGAAGTCAGAGTCAGAGGTAGAG GAGGCAGCAGCCATTATTGCCCAGCGACCTGATAATCCACGGGAGTTCTTTAAGCAGCAGGAAAGAGTCGCTTCGGCCTCCGCAGGCAGCTGCGATGTGCCCTCACCCTTCAACCACCGACCAG GCAGCCACCTGGACAGCCACCGGAGGATGATACCTACCCCTCTCCCTGCCCGGAGCCCCTCTGACTCCAGCACGGCCTCCACCCCTGTTGCTGAGCAGATCGAGCGGGCCCTGGATGAGGTCACGTCCTCGCAGCCTCCACCACTGCCGCCGCCACCCCCAGCAGCCCAAG AGACCCAGGAGCCCAGCCTCAGCCTGGATAGTGAAGAGACCAGCAAGGAAGCCAGAGCAGCAGCCCCTCAGGCCAGAGCTGGCCCCCTGGAGGAGTCCCCTCAGGCCTCGGAGCCTCCCGAGGGCCAAGGCAGCCCCATGGAGGAGGACTTGATGTTCATGGCATCTACAGAGCAGGCAGACCTGGCTGCCTCTCTAGAGCCTGCCATGGCTGGAGCCTCTGCAGCCGACAGCCCAGCAGCTGATGCCATTGAAACCGACACTGCCGCTGCTGATACTGCTGTTGCTAACACCGTCACCCCTGCCGCTGCCAGCCTCATTGACCTTTGGCCAGGCAATGGGGAAGGGGCCTCTGCACCCCAGGCTGAGCCTCAGGCCCCCACACCACCTTCAGGTGCCGAAGTCATGCTGGCAGAGGTGCCCCTGCTGGATGAGGTGGCTCAGGAGCCACTGCTGCCAGCAGGAGAAGGCAGTGCCAATCTTCTCAGTTTTGATGAGCTGCCTGAGCCGCCAGCCACCTTCTGTGACCCAGGGGAGGAAGTAGAAGGGGAGCCCCTGGCTGCCCCCCAGGCTCCAACTCTGCCCTCAGCTCTAGAAGAGCTGGATCAGAAGCTGGAGCCAGAGCTGGAACCAGAGCCCCACCTGCTGACCAATGGCGAGACCACCCAGAAGGAGGGGAcccag GCCAGTGAGGGGTACTTCAGCCAATCACAGGAGGAGGAGTTTGTCCAATCGGAAGAGCTATGTGCAAAGGCTCCGCCTCCTGTGTTCTACAACAAGCCTCCAG AAATCGACATCACCTGTTGGGATGCAGACCCAGTACCGGAAGAGGAGGAGGGCTTCGAGGGTGGTGACTAG
- the DBN1 gene encoding drebrin isoform X1, protein MAGVSFSGHRLELLAAYEEVIREESAADWALYTYEDGSDDLKLAASGDGGLQELSGHFENQRVMYGFCSVKDSQAALPKYVLINWVGEDVPDARKCACASHVAKVAEFFQGVDVIVNASSVEDIDAGAIGQRLSNGLARLSSPVLHRLRLREDENAEPVGTTYQKTDAAVEMKRLNREQFWEQAKKEEELRKEEERKKALDERLRFEQERMEQERQEQEERERRYREREQQIEEHRRKQQTLEAEEAKRRLKEQSIFGDQRDEEEETQMKKSESEVEEAAAIIAQRPDNPREFFKQQERVASASAGSCDVPSPFNHRPGRPYCPFIKASDSGPSSSSSSSSSPPRTPFPYITCHRTPNLSSSLPCSHLDSHRRMIPTPLPARSPSDSSTASTPVAEQIERALDEVTSSQPPPLPPPPPAAQETQEPSLSLDSEETSKEARAAAPQARAGPLEESPQASEPPEGQGSPMEEDLMFMASTEQADLAASLEPAMAGASAADSPAADAIETDTAAADTAVANTVTPAAASLIDLWPGNGEGASAPQAEPQAPTPPSGAEVMLAEVPLLDEVAQEPLLPAGEGSANLLSFDELPEPPATFCDPGEEVEGEPLAAPQAPTLPSALEELDQKLEPELEPEPHLLTNGETTQKEGTQASEGYFSQSQEEEFVQSEELCAKAPPPVFYNKPPEIDITCWDADPVPEEEEGFEGGD, encoded by the exons ATGGCCGGCGTGAGCTTCAGTGGCCACCGCCTGGAGCTGCTGGCGGCGTACGAAGAGGTGATTCGGGAGGAGAGCGCGGCCGACTG ggctCTGTACACTTATGAGGATGGCTCAGATGACCTCAAGCTTGCAGCATCAGGAG ATGGGGGCTTGCAGGAGCTCTCCGGCCACTTTGAGAACCAGAGGGTGATGTATGGCTTCTGCAGTGTCAAGGACTCCCAGGCCGCTCTGCCGAAATACGTGCTCATCAACTGG GTTGGTGAGGATGTACCTGATGCCCGCAAATGTGCTTGTGCCAGCCATGTGGCTAAGGTGGCCGAGTTCTTCCAG GGCGTCGACGTGATCGTGAATGCCAGTAGCGTGGAGGACATCGATGCAGGCGCCATTGGGCAGCGGCTCTCCAATGGGCTGGCGCGGCTCTCCAGCCCTGTGCTGCACCGACTACGGCTCCGTGAGGACGAGAATGCAGAGCCGGTG GGCACCACCTATCAGAAGACTGATGCCGCTGTGGAGATGAAGCGGCTTAACCGCGAGCAGTTCTGGGAGCAGGCCAAG AAGGAGGAAGAactgaggaaggaggaggagcggAAGAAGGCCCTGGATGAGAGACTCAGATTTGAGCAAGAGCGGATGGAGCAGGAgcggcaggagcaggaggagcgGGAGCGCCGATATCGGGAGCGAGAGCAGCAGATTGAGGAACACAG GAGGAAACAACAGACTTTAGAGGCTGAGGAGGCCAAGAGGCGGTTGAAGGAGCAATCTATCTTT GGTGACCAGCGGGATGAGGAGGAAGAGACCCAGATGAAGAAGTCAGAGTCAGAGGTAGAG GAGGCAGCAGCCATTATTGCCCAGCGACCTGATAATCCACGGGAGTTCTTTAAGCAGCAGGAAAGAGTCGCTTCGGCCTCCGCAGGCAGCTGCGATGTGCCCTCACCCTTCAACCACCGACCAG GTCGTCCGTACTGCCCTTTCATAAAGGCATCGGACAGTgggccttcctcctcctcctcttcctcttcctcccctccacGGACTCCCTTTCCCTATATCACCTGTCACCGCACCCCAaacctctcttcctccctcccat GCAGCCACCTGGACAGCCACCGGAGGATGATACCTACCCCTCTCCCTGCCCGGAGCCCCTCTGACTCCAGCACGGCCTCCACCCCTGTTGCTGAGCAGATCGAGCGGGCCCTGGATGAGGTCACGTCCTCGCAGCCTCCACCACTGCCGCCGCCACCCCCAGCAGCCCAAG AGACCCAGGAGCCCAGCCTCAGCCTGGATAGTGAAGAGACCAGCAAGGAAGCCAGAGCAGCAGCCCCTCAGGCCAGAGCTGGCCCCCTGGAGGAGTCCCCTCAGGCCTCGGAGCCTCCCGAGGGCCAAGGCAGCCCCATGGAGGAGGACTTGATGTTCATGGCATCTACAGAGCAGGCAGACCTGGCTGCCTCTCTAGAGCCTGCCATGGCTGGAGCCTCTGCAGCCGACAGCCCAGCAGCTGATGCCATTGAAACCGACACTGCCGCTGCTGATACTGCTGTTGCTAACACCGTCACCCCTGCCGCTGCCAGCCTCATTGACCTTTGGCCAGGCAATGGGGAAGGGGCCTCTGCACCCCAGGCTGAGCCTCAGGCCCCCACACCACCTTCAGGTGCCGAAGTCATGCTGGCAGAGGTGCCCCTGCTGGATGAGGTGGCTCAGGAGCCACTGCTGCCAGCAGGAGAAGGCAGTGCCAATCTTCTCAGTTTTGATGAGCTGCCTGAGCCGCCAGCCACCTTCTGTGACCCAGGGGAGGAAGTAGAAGGGGAGCCCCTGGCTGCCCCCCAGGCTCCAACTCTGCCCTCAGCTCTAGAAGAGCTGGATCAGAAGCTGGAGCCAGAGCTGGAACCAGAGCCCCACCTGCTGACCAATGGCGAGACCACCCAGAAGGAGGGGAcccag GCCAGTGAGGGGTACTTCAGCCAATCACAGGAGGAGGAGTTTGTCCAATCGGAAGAGCTATGTGCAAAGGCTCCGCCTCCTGTGTTCTACAACAAGCCTCCAG AAATCGACATCACCTGTTGGGATGCAGACCCAGTACCGGAAGAGGAGGAGGGCTTCGAGGGTGGTGACTAG
- the DBN1 gene encoding drebrin isoform X5 has product MARHPCHSTAALAGSQAWRHGRGRQASARVLALYTYEDGSDDLKLAASGDGGLQELSGHFENQRVMYGFCSVKDSQAALPKYVLINWVGEDVPDARKCACASHVAKVAEFFQGVDVIVNASSVEDIDAGAIGQRLSNGLARLSSPVLHRLRLREDENAEPVGTTYQKTDAAVEMKRLNREQFWEQAKKEEELRKEEERKKALDERLRFEQERMEQERQEQEERERRYREREQQIEEHRRKQQTLEAEEAKRRLKEQSIFGDQRDEEEETQMKKSESEVEEAAAIIAQRPDNPREFFKQQERVASASAGSCDVPSPFNHRPGSHLDSHRRMIPTPLPARSPSDSSTASTPVAEQIERALDEVTSSQPPPLPPPPPAAQETQEPSLSLDSEETSKEARAAAPQARAGPLEESPQASEPPEGQGSPMEEDLMFMASTEQADLAASLEPAMAGASAADSPAADAIETDTAAADTAVANTVTPAAASLIDLWPGNGEGASAPQAEPQAPTPPSGAEVMLAEVPLLDEVAQEPLLPAGEGSANLLSFDELPEPPATFCDPGEEVEGEPLAAPQAPTLPSALEELDQKLEPELEPEPHLLTNGETTQKEGTQASEGYFSQSQEEEFVQSEELCAKAPPPVFYNKPPEIDITCWDADPVPEEEEGFEGGD; this is encoded by the exons ATGGCCAGGCATCCATGCCACAGTACTGCAGCACTGGCGGGCAGCCAGGCCTGGAGGCATGGACGAGGGAGACAAGCAAGCGCTCGTGTCTT ggctCTGTACACTTATGAGGATGGCTCAGATGACCTCAAGCTTGCAGCATCAGGAG ATGGGGGCTTGCAGGAGCTCTCCGGCCACTTTGAGAACCAGAGGGTGATGTATGGCTTCTGCAGTGTCAAGGACTCCCAGGCCGCTCTGCCGAAATACGTGCTCATCAACTGG GTTGGTGAGGATGTACCTGATGCCCGCAAATGTGCTTGTGCCAGCCATGTGGCTAAGGTGGCCGAGTTCTTCCAG GGCGTCGACGTGATCGTGAATGCCAGTAGCGTGGAGGACATCGATGCAGGCGCCATTGGGCAGCGGCTCTCCAATGGGCTGGCGCGGCTCTCCAGCCCTGTGCTGCACCGACTACGGCTCCGTGAGGACGAGAATGCAGAGCCGGTG GGCACCACCTATCAGAAGACTGATGCCGCTGTGGAGATGAAGCGGCTTAACCGCGAGCAGTTCTGGGAGCAGGCCAAG AAGGAGGAAGAactgaggaaggaggaggagcggAAGAAGGCCCTGGATGAGAGACTCAGATTTGAGCAAGAGCGGATGGAGCAGGAgcggcaggagcaggaggagcgGGAGCGCCGATATCGGGAGCGAGAGCAGCAGATTGAGGAACACAG GAGGAAACAACAGACTTTAGAGGCTGAGGAGGCCAAGAGGCGGTTGAAGGAGCAATCTATCTTT GGTGACCAGCGGGATGAGGAGGAAGAGACCCAGATGAAGAAGTCAGAGTCAGAGGTAGAG GAGGCAGCAGCCATTATTGCCCAGCGACCTGATAATCCACGGGAGTTCTTTAAGCAGCAGGAAAGAGTCGCTTCGGCCTCCGCAGGCAGCTGCGATGTGCCCTCACCCTTCAACCACCGACCAG GCAGCCACCTGGACAGCCACCGGAGGATGATACCTACCCCTCTCCCTGCCCGGAGCCCCTCTGACTCCAGCACGGCCTCCACCCCTGTTGCTGAGCAGATCGAGCGGGCCCTGGATGAGGTCACGTCCTCGCAGCCTCCACCACTGCCGCCGCCACCCCCAGCAGCCCAAG AGACCCAGGAGCCCAGCCTCAGCCTGGATAGTGAAGAGACCAGCAAGGAAGCCAGAGCAGCAGCCCCTCAGGCCAGAGCTGGCCCCCTGGAGGAGTCCCCTCAGGCCTCGGAGCCTCCCGAGGGCCAAGGCAGCCCCATGGAGGAGGACTTGATGTTCATGGCATCTACAGAGCAGGCAGACCTGGCTGCCTCTCTAGAGCCTGCCATGGCTGGAGCCTCTGCAGCCGACAGCCCAGCAGCTGATGCCATTGAAACCGACACTGCCGCTGCTGATACTGCTGTTGCTAACACCGTCACCCCTGCCGCTGCCAGCCTCATTGACCTTTGGCCAGGCAATGGGGAAGGGGCCTCTGCACCCCAGGCTGAGCCTCAGGCCCCCACACCACCTTCAGGTGCCGAAGTCATGCTGGCAGAGGTGCCCCTGCTGGATGAGGTGGCTCAGGAGCCACTGCTGCCAGCAGGAGAAGGCAGTGCCAATCTTCTCAGTTTTGATGAGCTGCCTGAGCCGCCAGCCACCTTCTGTGACCCAGGGGAGGAAGTAGAAGGGGAGCCCCTGGCTGCCCCCCAGGCTCCAACTCTGCCCTCAGCTCTAGAAGAGCTGGATCAGAAGCTGGAGCCAGAGCTGGAACCAGAGCCCCACCTGCTGACCAATGGCGAGACCACCCAGAAGGAGGGGAcccag GCCAGTGAGGGGTACTTCAGCCAATCACAGGAGGAGGAGTTTGTCCAATCGGAAGAGCTATGTGCAAAGGCTCCGCCTCCTGTGTTCTACAACAAGCCTCCAG AAATCGACATCACCTGTTGGGATGCAGACCCAGTACCGGAAGAGGAGGAGGGCTTCGAGGGTGGTGACTAG
- the DBN1 gene encoding drebrin isoform X4, which yields MARHPCHSTAALAGSQAWRHGRGRQASARVLALYTYEDGSDDLKLAASGDGGLQELSGHFENQRVMYGFCSVKDSQAALPKYVLINWVGEDVPDARKCACASHVAKVAEFFQGVDVIVNASSVEDIDAGAIGQRLSNGLARLSSPVLHRLRLREDENAEPVGTTYQKTDAAVEMKRLNREQFWEQAKKEEELRKEEERKKALDERLRFEQERMEQERQEQEERERRYREREQQIEEHRRKQQTLEAEEAKRRLKEQSIFGDQRDEEEETQMKKSESEVEEAAAIIAQRPDNPREFFKQQERVASASAGSCDVPSPFNHRPGRPYCPFIKASDSGPSSSSSSSSSPPRTPFPYITCHRTPNLSSSLPCSHLDSHRRMIPTPLPARSPSDSSTASTPVAEQIERALDEVTSSQPPPLPPPPPAAQETQEPSLSLDSEETSKEARAAAPQARAGPLEESPQASEPPEGQGSPMEEDLMFMASTEQADLAASLEPAMAGASAADSPAADAIETDTAAADTAVANTVTPAAASLIDLWPGNGEGASAPQAEPQAPTPPSGAEVMLAEVPLLDEVAQEPLLPAGEGSANLLSFDELPEPPATFCDPGEEVEGEPLAAPQAPTLPSALEELDQKLEPELEPEPHLLTNGETTQKEGTQASEGYFSQSQEEEFVQSEELCAKAPPPVFYNKPPEIDITCWDADPVPEEEEGFEGGD from the exons ATGGCCAGGCATCCATGCCACAGTACTGCAGCACTGGCGGGCAGCCAGGCCTGGAGGCATGGACGAGGGAGACAAGCAAGCGCTCGTGTCTT ggctCTGTACACTTATGAGGATGGCTCAGATGACCTCAAGCTTGCAGCATCAGGAG ATGGGGGCTTGCAGGAGCTCTCCGGCCACTTTGAGAACCAGAGGGTGATGTATGGCTTCTGCAGTGTCAAGGACTCCCAGGCCGCTCTGCCGAAATACGTGCTCATCAACTGG GTTGGTGAGGATGTACCTGATGCCCGCAAATGTGCTTGTGCCAGCCATGTGGCTAAGGTGGCCGAGTTCTTCCAG GGCGTCGACGTGATCGTGAATGCCAGTAGCGTGGAGGACATCGATGCAGGCGCCATTGGGCAGCGGCTCTCCAATGGGCTGGCGCGGCTCTCCAGCCCTGTGCTGCACCGACTACGGCTCCGTGAGGACGAGAATGCAGAGCCGGTG GGCACCACCTATCAGAAGACTGATGCCGCTGTGGAGATGAAGCGGCTTAACCGCGAGCAGTTCTGGGAGCAGGCCAAG AAGGAGGAAGAactgaggaaggaggaggagcggAAGAAGGCCCTGGATGAGAGACTCAGATTTGAGCAAGAGCGGATGGAGCAGGAgcggcaggagcaggaggagcgGGAGCGCCGATATCGGGAGCGAGAGCAGCAGATTGAGGAACACAG GAGGAAACAACAGACTTTAGAGGCTGAGGAGGCCAAGAGGCGGTTGAAGGAGCAATCTATCTTT GGTGACCAGCGGGATGAGGAGGAAGAGACCCAGATGAAGAAGTCAGAGTCAGAGGTAGAG GAGGCAGCAGCCATTATTGCCCAGCGACCTGATAATCCACGGGAGTTCTTTAAGCAGCAGGAAAGAGTCGCTTCGGCCTCCGCAGGCAGCTGCGATGTGCCCTCACCCTTCAACCACCGACCAG GTCGTCCGTACTGCCCTTTCATAAAGGCATCGGACAGTgggccttcctcctcctcctcttcctcttcctcccctccacGGACTCCCTTTCCCTATATCACCTGTCACCGCACCCCAaacctctcttcctccctcccat GCAGCCACCTGGACAGCCACCGGAGGATGATACCTACCCCTCTCCCTGCCCGGAGCCCCTCTGACTCCAGCACGGCCTCCACCCCTGTTGCTGAGCAGATCGAGCGGGCCCTGGATGAGGTCACGTCCTCGCAGCCTCCACCACTGCCGCCGCCACCCCCAGCAGCCCAAG AGACCCAGGAGCCCAGCCTCAGCCTGGATAGTGAAGAGACCAGCAAGGAAGCCAGAGCAGCAGCCCCTCAGGCCAGAGCTGGCCCCCTGGAGGAGTCCCCTCAGGCCTCGGAGCCTCCCGAGGGCCAAGGCAGCCCCATGGAGGAGGACTTGATGTTCATGGCATCTACAGAGCAGGCAGACCTGGCTGCCTCTCTAGAGCCTGCCATGGCTGGAGCCTCTGCAGCCGACAGCCCAGCAGCTGATGCCATTGAAACCGACACTGCCGCTGCTGATACTGCTGTTGCTAACACCGTCACCCCTGCCGCTGCCAGCCTCATTGACCTTTGGCCAGGCAATGGGGAAGGGGCCTCTGCACCCCAGGCTGAGCCTCAGGCCCCCACACCACCTTCAGGTGCCGAAGTCATGCTGGCAGAGGTGCCCCTGCTGGATGAGGTGGCTCAGGAGCCACTGCTGCCAGCAGGAGAAGGCAGTGCCAATCTTCTCAGTTTTGATGAGCTGCCTGAGCCGCCAGCCACCTTCTGTGACCCAGGGGAGGAAGTAGAAGGGGAGCCCCTGGCTGCCCCCCAGGCTCCAACTCTGCCCTCAGCTCTAGAAGAGCTGGATCAGAAGCTGGAGCCAGAGCTGGAACCAGAGCCCCACCTGCTGACCAATGGCGAGACCACCCAGAAGGAGGGGAcccag GCCAGTGAGGGGTACTTCAGCCAATCACAGGAGGAGGAGTTTGTCCAATCGGAAGAGCTATGTGCAAAGGCTCCGCCTCCTGTGTTCTACAACAAGCCTCCAG AAATCGACATCACCTGTTGGGATGCAGACCCAGTACCGGAAGAGGAGGAGGGCTTCGAGGGTGGTGACTAG
- the DBN1 gene encoding drebrin isoform X2: MAGVSFSGHRLELLAAYEEVIREESAADWALYTYEDGSDDLKLAASGDGGLQELSGHFENQRVMYGFCSVKDSQAALPKYVLINWVGEDVPDARKCACASHVAKVAEFFQGVDVIVNASSVEDIDAGAIGQRLSNGLARLSSPVLHRLRLREDENAEPVGTTYQKTDAAVEMKRLNREQFWEQAKKEEELRKEEERKKALDERLRFEQERMEQERQEQEERERRYREREQQIEEHRRKQQTLEAEEAKRRLKEQSIFGDQRDEEEETQMKKSESEVEEAAAIIAQRPDNPREFFKQQERVASASAGSCDVPSPFNHRPGSHLDSHRRMIPTPLPARSPSDSSTASTPVAEQIERALDEVTSSQPPPLPPPPPAAQETQEPSLSLDSEETSKEARAAAPQARAGPLEESPQASEPPEGQGSPMEEDLMFMASTEQADLAASLEPAMAGASAADSPAADAIETDTAAADTAVANTVTPAAASLIDLWPGNGEGASAPQAEPQAPTPPSGAEVMLAEVPLLDEVAQEPLLPAGEGSANLLSFDELPEPPATFCDPGEEVEGEPLAAPQAPTLPSALEELDQKLEPELEPEPHLLTNGETTQKEGTQVGLGLPDGRGSSQGWSRGLTLGSSGLQQYPAPFLCGPHCWGEAVSFPLHGPALLLFPG, translated from the exons ATGGCCGGCGTGAGCTTCAGTGGCCACCGCCTGGAGCTGCTGGCGGCGTACGAAGAGGTGATTCGGGAGGAGAGCGCGGCCGACTG ggctCTGTACACTTATGAGGATGGCTCAGATGACCTCAAGCTTGCAGCATCAGGAG ATGGGGGCTTGCAGGAGCTCTCCGGCCACTTTGAGAACCAGAGGGTGATGTATGGCTTCTGCAGTGTCAAGGACTCCCAGGCCGCTCTGCCGAAATACGTGCTCATCAACTGG GTTGGTGAGGATGTACCTGATGCCCGCAAATGTGCTTGTGCCAGCCATGTGGCTAAGGTGGCCGAGTTCTTCCAG GGCGTCGACGTGATCGTGAATGCCAGTAGCGTGGAGGACATCGATGCAGGCGCCATTGGGCAGCGGCTCTCCAATGGGCTGGCGCGGCTCTCCAGCCCTGTGCTGCACCGACTACGGCTCCGTGAGGACGAGAATGCAGAGCCGGTG GGCACCACCTATCAGAAGACTGATGCCGCTGTGGAGATGAAGCGGCTTAACCGCGAGCAGTTCTGGGAGCAGGCCAAG AAGGAGGAAGAactgaggaaggaggaggagcggAAGAAGGCCCTGGATGAGAGACTCAGATTTGAGCAAGAGCGGATGGAGCAGGAgcggcaggagcaggaggagcgGGAGCGCCGATATCGGGAGCGAGAGCAGCAGATTGAGGAACACAG GAGGAAACAACAGACTTTAGAGGCTGAGGAGGCCAAGAGGCGGTTGAAGGAGCAATCTATCTTT GGTGACCAGCGGGATGAGGAGGAAGAGACCCAGATGAAGAAGTCAGAGTCAGAGGTAGAG GAGGCAGCAGCCATTATTGCCCAGCGACCTGATAATCCACGGGAGTTCTTTAAGCAGCAGGAAAGAGTCGCTTCGGCCTCCGCAGGCAGCTGCGATGTGCCCTCACCCTTCAACCACCGACCAG GCAGCCACCTGGACAGCCACCGGAGGATGATACCTACCCCTCTCCCTGCCCGGAGCCCCTCTGACTCCAGCACGGCCTCCACCCCTGTTGCTGAGCAGATCGAGCGGGCCCTGGATGAGGTCACGTCCTCGCAGCCTCCACCACTGCCGCCGCCACCCCCAGCAGCCCAAG AGACCCAGGAGCCCAGCCTCAGCCTGGATAGTGAAGAGACCAGCAAGGAAGCCAGAGCAGCAGCCCCTCAGGCCAGAGCTGGCCCCCTGGAGGAGTCCCCTCAGGCCTCGGAGCCTCCCGAGGGCCAAGGCAGCCCCATGGAGGAGGACTTGATGTTCATGGCATCTACAGAGCAGGCAGACCTGGCTGCCTCTCTAGAGCCTGCCATGGCTGGAGCCTCTGCAGCCGACAGCCCAGCAGCTGATGCCATTGAAACCGACACTGCCGCTGCTGATACTGCTGTTGCTAACACCGTCACCCCTGCCGCTGCCAGCCTCATTGACCTTTGGCCAGGCAATGGGGAAGGGGCCTCTGCACCCCAGGCTGAGCCTCAGGCCCCCACACCACCTTCAGGTGCCGAAGTCATGCTGGCAGAGGTGCCCCTGCTGGATGAGGTGGCTCAGGAGCCACTGCTGCCAGCAGGAGAAGGCAGTGCCAATCTTCTCAGTTTTGATGAGCTGCCTGAGCCGCCAGCCACCTTCTGTGACCCAGGGGAGGAAGTAGAAGGGGAGCCCCTGGCTGCCCCCCAGGCTCCAACTCTGCCCTCAGCTCTAGAAGAGCTGGATCAGAAGCTGGAGCCAGAGCTGGAACCAGAGCCCCACCTGCTGACCAATGGCGAGACCACCCAGAAGGAGGGGAcccaggtggggctggggctACCTGATGGGAGGGGAAGTAGTCAGGGCTGGAGCAGGGGGCTGACCCTTGGTTCCTCAGGCTTGCAACAATACCCTGCCCCCTTTCTCTGTGGCCCACATTGTTGGGGGGAAGCTGTTTCATTTCCCCTCCATGGGCCAGCTCTGCTTTTATTCCCAGGGTAG